The genomic window ACTTTATCGATATCGATGCTAAAGCAAATACCATTTCCTGGAATATCGATCTTGATGCCTTTTCCGATGGCATCCATCACTTCGTTCGTCAAGCTATCTGGCACTAATGTCAACACAACATCCTTTTCTGGTGAGATATCCAATCCTAAAAATTTACCTGTGTCATGGACACCTGAGCCTCGTCCATGTAAGATCG from Enterococcus sp. DIV1094 includes these protein-coding regions:
- a CDS encoding P-II family nitrogen regulator is translated as MNDLVALNLEMIVTIVDGGIGEDVIDYSKKAGASGGTILHGRGSGVHDTGKFLGLDISPEKDVVLTLVPDSLTNEVMDAIGKGIKIDIPGNGICFSIDIDKVIGITKIHQYREVVEMKELLEDN